DNA from Gramella sp. MAR_2010_147:
CAATGCAGAATATCAGTTGGTAGATGAACGTATTGTTGGTCATAAACCTAAAAATCTCAGTATAGCAGAAGCTGTAGCTATTCCGTTAACCGGCTTAACGGCCTATGAAACCTTGTTTGACAGGCTTAGAATAGATCCAGAAAAAGATAATGGCAAAACAGTTTTGATTTTAGCGGGAGCCGGTGGCGTTGGTTCCATCGCAATTCAGCTTGCAAAAAAACTTGGCAACCTTACAGTTATTGCTACCGCCTCTCGTGAAGAGACTGTGAATTGGTGCAGGAAGATGGGAGCAGATTTTGTGATTAATCATCATAAAGACCTCAAAGAAGAGCTAAAAAAGATTGGTCACCATCAGGTAAATTATGTGCTGGACTTTGTAGATTTAGAAGGATATTGGGAAACTGCTGCCGAAGTGATAAAACCTCAGGGACATATTGTGTCTATTACGGGTAGCAGTAAACCTTTAAATCTGAACCTACTAAAAGACAAAAGCGTTACTTTTTCATGGGAATTTATGTTCACAAGGCCTAAACATAAGACCGATGATATAGAAAGGCAACACAAAATTCTAAATCATCTTTCTGAATTGCTGGATGATGGTACTTTAATGAGTACCATGACCACGCAATTAAATGGATTTACTGTAGAA
Protein-coding regions in this window:
- a CDS encoding zinc-binding alcohol dehydrogenase family protein; the encoded protein is MKAIGFKKSLSIEKENSFVAFETEKPDPSGYDLLVKILANSVNPVDFKVRQNAAKDEELEHPKIIGYDAVGIVEEVGDKASKFKKGDIVYYAGDITRDGSNAEYQLVDERIVGHKPKNLSIAEAVAIPLTGLTAYETLFDRLRIDPEKDNGKTVLILAGAGGVGSIAIQLAKKLGNLTVIATASREETVNWCRKMGADFVINHHKDLKEELKKIGHHQVNYVLDFVDLEGYWETAAEVIKPQGHIVSITGSSKPLNLNLLKDKSVTFSWEFMFTRPKHKTDDIERQHKILNHLSELLDDGTLMSTMTTQLNGFTVENLKEAHRIQESGKSIGKNVIVF